The DNA segment GCGCCCGGCCTCGTCTCCTCCACGTCGGCGAGTTCTTGCGCGATTACCAGGCGTTCTTCGACCTCGACGTTCCGACGTGGCAGAAGCAGATGCTCCGACCAGCCGACTGGTCGACGCGTTCGCGCAACGTCCGCATGAACGACTCCGTCGATGTGGTCCCACCAGTCGACAACGCTGGCTACGACGAGTTGCTCACCGAGAGCGCCGTCTTCCTCCACCTGCGCGATGCACCCGCGAACACCGCGATCGTGGAATGCATCGCGCGGGCGACGCCAGTGTGCGTGAATCGCGTCGGCGGTGTGGTGGAGTATCTCGGCCCGGAATATCCGCTCTACGACGACGGCAATGCCGCCTCGCTGCTGCGCGACCTCGGGCGCGTTCGAGACGCCCATCGGTACCTCCTTGAGCGCCGGAAGCGGTTCGGCACCGACGAGGAGTTCCTCGAGAAGGCCTCTGCGAGCGCGATTTACGTCTCGCTGCCGAATCCACCATCCGTCCAGCGCGGCTTTCGACGCTTCGATCTCACCGTGCTCGTCGCTGTGTACGCGAGGCTACATAACCTGCGGGAGCAGCTCGTTCGGTTCACCCGGCAGAGTGACGCCCCCCTTTTCGAGCTCGTGCTCTGGAACAATGACCCGCGCAACGCTCCAGCGGTCGAACACCTCGTTCGCGAGGTAGCCGCTGACCTCGATGTCCGGGTCATCCACAGCAGCGACAACGTTTACTGCGCGATGCGGGCGGCGGTGCCCGCGATCGCACGAAGCGACGTCCTCCTCGTTTGCGACGACGACGTGCTCCCGGAGCCTCATTACGTCCGGACGCTCTATGAGGCCCATCTTCAATCAGGCCCGAACGTCGCGATCTGCCTGCGGGGCCACGTCTTTCACCCGCACCGTTTGAACCTCGAGGATCCGGACCGTGAATGGCAGCTCGAAGAGCACCTCACGCTTCACGACCAAGCGGCGGCGGAGTGCATCGTTGATTTCGCGCATGCCGACAACTTCGTCATCTCGATGGAACTCCTCCGTCGCGCTTCGCTGCATCCGATGACGCATCCCGAATACGTCCTCGTGGATGACTACTGGCTCTCGTATGTGCTCAGCGCCAAGCTCAGCGCGACCTGTCGCAAGATCCAGGCGCCAGACATCTTCAAGTTCACGAACTGCGCCGACGATCCGCAGATTGCGCTGTACCATAACCCACGCGTGCACGAGCAGCGGGTCCGGCTCTATGTCGAGCACATGCTGGCCGGATGGCCCCTGCGCGCACAGCTCAAGTAGCAAGAGCCCGATGGATGGCGTGGACCACGCGGTTGAGCTCCCGCTCGGCCATGCCGACGTACGACGGCAGATACAGGCCTCGGTTTGAGAGCTGCTCTGAACGAGGGAAAGCGCCTCGAACCGGCGGAACGCTCGGCTGACGGTGCAACGGATGGAAGAACGGTCGGGTCTCGATCCCCGAGGCCCACAGCTGGTCGGCGACCGAGCGCCGGTCTCGACCGGAGGGCAGCAGGACGCCAAAGACCCAGTACGAATGCAGGACGCGCGCGGACTCTGGCGGAAGGCCGAGCCCGGACACCCCGCCCAGAAGTTGACGGTAGCGCGCTGCCACCGCGCGCTTGCTCGCGAGCGCTTCGCTCAGGTGTTCGAGCTGCGCGCACCCGATTGCGGCGAGCACGTTCGAGAGCCGGAAGTTGAAACCCGCGCCAGTGTGCACGAAGCGCTCCGCCCATGAGTCGCCAAAGCACAGGCTTCGCAGCGCGCGCAGCCGCGCCGCCTTGACGGGATCGTTCGTGACGACGGCGCCGCCCTCGCCCGAGGTCACCACCTTGTTTGCGTAGAAGCTGAACGTAGCGAGGTCACCGAAGGCGCCCGCAGGGCGCCCGTCAAGCTGTGCGCCCAGCGCTTCTGCGGCATCCTCGACGACCCATATCCCACGGCGTCGCGCCAGCTCGCAGATGCGTGTGGCGTCGGCTGGGTGGCCGTAGGTATGGACGAGGACGATCCCC comes from the Corallococcus caeni genome and includes:
- a CDS encoding glycosyltransferase family 2 protein, with product MDRTFAWAHHREGWSRVEALVRDHLTCRDGVLFVSAVEDQLFHVGPVQEPWVGVVHQVPHHDLPGFPDVERLLRLKAWQASEPHCLGLWTLTDYVRRFLVDHGVRVPVGVLPYPSSRDVPSFDLDRFASRARPRLLHVGEFLRDYQAFFDLDVPTWQKQMLRPADWSTRSRNVRMNDSVDVVPPVDNAGYDELLTESAVFLHLRDAPANTAIVECIARATPVCVNRVGGVVEYLGPEYPLYDDGNAASLLRDLGRVRDAHRYLLERRKRFGTDEEFLEKASASAIYVSLPNPPSVQRGFRRFDLTVLVAVYARLHNLREQLVRFTRQSDAPLFELVLWNNDPRNAPAVEHLVREVAADLDVRVIHSSDNVYCAMRAAVPAIARSDVLLVCDDDVLPEPHYVRTLYEAHLQSGPNVAICLRGHVFHPHRLNLEDPDREWQLEEHLTLHDQAAAECIVDFAHADNFVISMELLRRASLHPMTHPEYVLVDDYWLSYVLSAKLSATCRKIQAPDIFKFTNCADDPQIALYHNPRVHEQRVRLYVEHMLAGWPLRAQLK
- a CDS encoding DegT/DnrJ/EryC1/StrS family aminotransferase, with translation MIDPLPVSRPCLFGKELEYVEQALRSTHISGTGSFVDRMEALVAEAAGTCYAVVVSSGTSALDLAFEALGVAAGDEVIAPNFTMFAPVAALLRRGATVVPVDADDTWNMDPDGVEAALTDRTKGIVLVHTYGHPADATRICELARRRGIWVVEDAAEALGAQLDGRPAGAFGDLATFSFYANKVVTSGEGGAVVTNDPVKAARLRALRSLCFGDSWAERFVHTGAGFNFRLSNVLAAIGCAQLEHLSEALASKRAVAARYRQLLGGVSGLGLPPESARVLHSYWVFGVLLPSGRDRRSVADQLWASGIETRPFFHPLHRQPSVPPVRGAFPRSEQLSNRGLYLPSYVGMAERELNRVVHAIHRALAT